The proteins below are encoded in one region of bacterium:
- the gap gene encoding type I glyceraldehyde-3-phosphate dehydrogenase: MTTRVAINGFGRIGRNAFKLAFATPGMRIVAINDLTEPRVLAHLLKHDSNYGLYHKDVSSDEKHIIVGGHKIEVFAEKDPSALPWKKLDIDVVIESTGRFVKGEDASLHLKAGAKKVVISAPAKGDDSLVATHVIGVNEDTIDVKNKHVFSNASCTTNCITPVAAVIEREFGIEKAMMTTVHSYTASQALQDAPAKDLREGRNAAENIVPTSTGATIAAAKALPALEGVFQGLSIRVPTPVVSLSDFTFLTKKSATIEEVNAAIKKAAKEERFRGVLGYTEEELVSRDFVGNPHSSIADLKLTNVVGGNMVKVVAWYDNEWGYSNRLVELVGLVGKKLK; encoded by the coding sequence ATGACCACTCGAGTTGCTATTAACGGCTTCGGACGTATCGGACGCAATGCATTTAAGTTGGCTTTTGCTACGCCAGGTATGCGTATTGTCGCAATCAACGATCTCACAGAGCCGCGTGTACTGGCGCATTTACTAAAGCACGACTCGAACTATGGGCTCTATCACAAGGACGTCAGCTCAGATGAGAAGCACATTATCGTCGGTGGGCATAAGATAGAAGTTTTTGCCGAAAAAGATCCGAGTGCACTGCCATGGAAGAAGCTGGATATAGATGTTGTGATCGAATCTACGGGTCGATTTGTGAAGGGGGAAGACGCGAGCTTACACCTAAAGGCTGGCGCGAAGAAAGTCGTCATTTCAGCGCCTGCCAAGGGTGATGACTCACTCGTTGCGACCCACGTGATCGGTGTGAATGAAGATACGATTGACGTGAAAAACAAGCATGTCTTTTCAAACGCCAGCTGCACGACTAACTGCATTACTCCTGTAGCGGCGGTCATCGAGCGCGAGTTTGGCATTGAGAAAGCGATGATGACCACCGTGCATAGCTATACCGCCAGTCAGGCTTTGCAAGATGCTCCAGCTAAAGATCTCCGCGAAGGTCGCAATGCTGCCGAAAACATCGTGCCAACCAGCACGGGTGCTACGATTGCTGCTGCTAAGGCGCTCCCGGCACTCGAGGGTGTCTTCCAGGGTCTTTCGATCCGTGTGCCTACCCCTGTGGTATCGCTCTCTGACTTCACGTTTCTGACCAAGAAGTCCGCAACTATCGAGGAAGTAAATGCGGCAATCAAAAAGGCCGCAAAAGAAGAGCGCTTCCGTGGGGTGCTCGGCTACACCGAAGAAGAGCTTGTGTCGAGAGACTTCGTGGGCAACCCACATAGCTCGATCGCTGACCTGAAGCTTACCAATGTCGTCGGGGGTAATATGGTGAAGGTTGTCGCTTGGTACGACAACGAGTGGGGCTACTCAAATCGACTCGTCGAGCTCGTTGGGCTTGTCGGCAAGAAGCTTAAATAG
- a CDS encoding RpiB/LacA/LacB family sugar-phosphate isomerase has protein sequence MTKHVPSTVFIAADHGGFAAKQKLVNALEGEFTIEDLGAPALDPDDDFTPYAERVGESVVSTPGSMGILLCRSGEGMAMAANKIDGVRAALAWEKHVAIESRDDNDANVLALPNDYVSAEELVEIARVWLTTPFSGAERHDRRIQQIADLEERY, from the coding sequence ATGACGAAGCACGTTCCGTCGACCGTCTTTATTGCTGCTGACCATGGTGGCTTTGCGGCAAAGCAGAAGCTCGTGAACGCACTGGAGGGTGAGTTCACGATCGAGGATCTTGGTGCGCCAGCGCTTGATCCGGATGATGACTTTACACCGTATGCTGAGCGGGTAGGTGAGTCGGTGGTTAGTACGCCCGGCAGCATGGGCATTTTGCTTTGCCGGTCGGGCGAAGGTATGGCGATGGCGGCAAATAAGATCGACGGTGTGCGGGCAGCGCTAGCTTGGGAGAAACATGTGGCTATTGAGTCGCGAGATGATAATGACGCGAATGTCTTAGCGCTTCCGAACGACTACGTATCAGCGGAGGAGCTCGTCGAGATAGCTCGTGTCTGGCTGACGACGCCGTTCTCCGGCGCAGAGCGTCATGATCGCCGCATTCAGCAAATCGCTGATCTTGAGGAGCGTTACTAA
- a CDS encoding vitamin K epoxide reductase family protein, protein MAEVTFRRQLPVQVWVWLALATVGLYDATLLTVQHYTKLGLQCNFTGGCERVLTSKFATIGDIPIALGGVGFYLLVLFMMLVAVMNQQRPNRYFMLGWGAIGFVVSLVLTGIQAFIIKAWCQYCLLSALTSTLIFLTAIWYWRSSEAKPQVAAHDESKENEEDEG, encoded by the coding sequence GTGGCTGAGGTGACTTTTCGGCGACAACTTCCGGTCCAGGTGTGGGTGTGGTTAGCGCTGGCGACTGTTGGACTATATGATGCTACGTTGTTGACGGTCCAGCACTATACCAAGCTAGGCTTGCAGTGTAACTTTACTGGTGGGTGCGAACGCGTGCTGACAAGTAAGTTTGCGACCATTGGTGATATACCAATCGCTCTGGGTGGGGTTGGGTTCTATCTTCTCGTACTCTTTATGATGTTGGTAGCTGTAATGAATCAACAGCGACCAAACAGGTATTTTATGTTGGGATGGGGCGCAATTGGCTTCGTGGTATCACTCGTTTTGACTGGTATTCAAGCATTTATCATCAAAGCTTGGTGTCAGTACTGCCTACTTTCAGCCCTTACGAGCACGCTTATTTTTTTGACAGCAATATGGTATTGGCGCAGTTCAGAGGCAAAGCCGCAAGTGGCAGCGCATGATGAGTCAAAAGAAAATGAGGAGGATGAAGGGTAG
- a CDS encoding thioredoxin family protein has protein sequence MADFSHVIEFYGETCPHCISMRPVIDDVNKELGGEIRRLEVWQHPENEALMKQYAEIIEAACGGFSAVPSFVNTQTKQALCGVQDKETLIALAQGADCKDNVCQMHSKMPDKHTA, from the coding sequence GTGGCCGATTTTAGTCATGTGATCGAGTTTTACGGTGAGACTTGCCCGCACTGCATCTCGATGCGTCCGGTGATTGATGATGTGAATAAGGAACTAGGTGGGGAGATCAGGCGTCTCGAGGTATGGCAGCATCCTGAGAACGAAGCACTGATGAAACAATACGCTGAGATTATCGAGGCGGCATGTGGCGGTTTTTCGGCCGTGCCGAGCTTCGTAAATACCCAGACGAAGCAGGCGCTCTGCGGCGTGCAGGATAAGGAAACGCTCATTGCTCTTGCGCAAGGCGCTGATTGCAAAGACAATGTCTGTCAGATGCACTCTAAGATGCCAGACAAACACACAGCCTAA